In Halopseudomonas xinjiangensis, a single genomic region encodes these proteins:
- the rimK gene encoding 30S ribosomal protein S6--L-glutamate ligase, with product MKIAVLSRNANLYSTRRLVEAARERGHEVRVIDTLRAYMNIASHKPAIHYKGQVLEGFDAVIPRIGASITFYGSAVLRQFEMMGVFPLNESVAISRSRDKLRSLQLLARRGVGLPVTGFAHSPDDIPDLISMVGGAPLVIKLLEGTQGIGVVMCETEQAAESVLEAFMGLKANIMVQEYIREAGGADIRCLVVGDKVIASMKRQAKPGEFRSNLHRGGTASLIKITPEERMTAVRAAKVMGLNVAGVDILRSNHGPVVMEVNSSPGLEGIETTTGKDVAGLIIDYIEKNARPNQTRTKGKG from the coding sequence ATGAAAATTGCGGTTCTGTCGCGCAATGCAAATCTGTATTCAACGCGCCGACTGGTTGAAGCTGCGCGCGAGCGCGGCCACGAAGTACGGGTCATCGATACATTGCGCGCCTACATGAACATCGCCAGCCACAAGCCGGCAATCCATTACAAGGGACAGGTACTGGAGGGTTTCGACGCGGTGATCCCGCGTATCGGCGCTTCGATCACCTTTTACGGTTCGGCGGTGCTGCGCCAGTTCGAGATGATGGGTGTCTTCCCGCTCAACGAATCGGTCGCCATCAGCCGCTCGCGAGACAAGCTTCGCTCCCTGCAGCTACTCGCCCGCCGGGGCGTCGGCCTGCCGGTGACAGGCTTCGCCCATTCGCCGGATGATATCCCTGACCTGATCAGCATGGTCGGTGGCGCACCGCTGGTGATCAAGCTACTGGAAGGCACCCAGGGTATCGGCGTGGTCATGTGTGAAACCGAGCAGGCTGCCGAATCGGTGCTGGAAGCCTTCATGGGCCTGAAAGCCAACATCATGGTGCAGGAATACATCCGCGAAGCCGGTGGCGCCGACATTCGCTGCCTGGTGGTGGGTGACAAGGTTATCGCGTCGATGAAGCGTCAGGCAAAGCCCGGCGAGTTCCGCTCGAACCTGCACCGCGGCGGCACCGCCAGCCTGATCAAGATCACGCCGGAAGAACGCATGACCGCGGTACGTGCGGCGAAGGTGATGGGATTGAACGTGGCTGGCGTGGATATCCTGCGTTCGAATCACGGGCCGGTCGTGATGGAGGTCAATTCCTCACCGGGGCTGGAGGGCATCGAGACCACCACTGGCAAAGACGTAGCCGGGCTGATCATCGACTACATCGAGAAGAATGCCCGCCCCAACCAGACCCGCACCAAAGGCAAGGGCTGA
- a CDS encoding HDOD domain-containing protein, with the protein MSDTGTRGLQQWITRLHKAELPAMSVVVHDLLRLSQSETASVRQLADVLLRDASLTSKVLRVSNSVYCNPGREVVKTISRAVVVIGFDQVRMIGLSVSLLDGLLKGSPRDQLQSLLARSFHGAMQARNLAQYISLAEKEEIFIATLLRHLGELAFWSHANADEAERMVVALEASPDDRERASKQVLGTSFDQLTLGLLKNWNLGEIGQLVQASRTANGPAARTVALGSAIAETAERGWATDAMQDLARQVAGLIGVAPDEAMQQILASTDEAIHVAGTCANGDLGAWIPRTSELPLDLSALLAIDAEPAQQARSVVQEPLLQPNLDMLKLSLQNMALMTKSPINVDTTLSTLMNGLHLGGGLERVMLAVLTDNQSRFKARRVIGKGTQHWTQDFNLLCSKTDTNIFSYALEQREALWVGTAKTAALSGMVPQQMRDWLGEGMFFIAPILAGNRQIGVLYGDMRISGRALSQSQFAAFKRFTELTGACLNALSRRN; encoded by the coding sequence TTGAGCGACACCGGCACCCGAGGACTACAACAATGGATCACGCGCCTGCACAAGGCGGAATTGCCGGCCATGTCGGTGGTAGTTCACGATCTGCTGCGTCTGTCGCAGTCCGAAACCGCGTCGGTCAGACAACTTGCCGACGTACTGCTGCGTGATGCATCGCTAACCTCCAAAGTGCTTCGCGTCAGCAACAGCGTTTATTGCAACCCCGGCCGTGAAGTGGTCAAGACCATCTCGCGCGCGGTGGTAGTGATCGGCTTCGATCAGGTGCGCATGATCGGCCTCTCGGTCAGCCTGCTCGATGGCCTGCTCAAGGGCTCGCCACGCGATCAGCTACAGTCGCTGCTGGCGCGCTCGTTCCACGGAGCCATGCAGGCGCGCAACCTGGCGCAGTACATATCGCTGGCGGAGAAGGAGGAAATCTTCATCGCCACCTTGCTGCGCCATCTCGGTGAATTGGCTTTCTGGAGCCACGCCAATGCCGACGAGGCCGAACGCATGGTGGTTGCGCTCGAGGCTTCGCCGGACGACCGTGAGCGCGCTTCCAAGCAGGTGCTAGGTACCAGCTTTGATCAGTTGACGCTGGGACTGTTGAAAAACTGGAACCTCGGCGAGATCGGCCAACTGGTGCAGGCCAGCCGAACCGCCAACGGTCCTGCCGCTCGCACCGTAGCGCTGGGCTCGGCGATTGCCGAAACGGCAGAACGCGGCTGGGCTACCGACGCCATGCAGGACCTGGCTCGCCAGGTCGCAGGCTTGATCGGCGTGGCGCCCGACGAGGCCATGCAGCAAATTCTCGCCAGCACCGACGAAGCCATTCATGTGGCCGGCACCTGCGCGAATGGTGATCTCGGTGCGTGGATACCGCGGACCAGCGAGTTGCCATTGGATCTCTCCGCTCTGCTGGCAATTGATGCCGAACCGGCGCAGCAGGCGCGCAGCGTGGTTCAGGAACCGCTACTGCAGCCAAACCTGGATATGCTCAAACTGTCGCTGCAAAACATGGCGCTGATGACCAAAAGTCCGATCAACGTCGACACCACGCTCAGTACGCTGATGAACGGCCTACACCTGGGAGGCGGGCTGGAGCGGGTGATGCTCGCCGTTCTGACGGACAACCAGTCACGCTTCAAGGCGCGGCGGGTAATCGGCAAAGGGACTCAACACTGGACGCAGGACTTCAATCTGCTGTGTTCGAAGACCGACACCAATATCTTCAGCTATGCGCTGGAACAGCGCGAGGCGCTATGGGTCGGCACGGCCAAGACCGCTGCCCTGAGCGGCATGGTGCCTCAGCAGATGCGGGACTGGCTGGGAGAAGGCATGTTCTTTATCGCCCCGATCCTGGCAGGCAACCGACAGATCGGGGTGCTTTACGGCGACATGCGGATTTCCGGTCGCGCGTTGAGCCAGAGTCAGTTCGCCGCCTTCAAGCGTTTTACCGAGCTGACCGGTGCCTGCCTCAACGCATTGAGCCGGCGTAACTGA
- a CDS encoding DMT family transporter produces the protein MTHGRALASMHVAALMFGLTGIFGKLAQAGPGAIVLGRAVFAVIALGIFAQLFRQPMLRGLTRTRILQLAACGLLLGIHWLTFFHSVKIAGVGIATLGFASFPAFVVLLEWVGWRERPSRRDLLKVGLIVIGLVLVTPHFELGAEATTGLLWAVLSGLCFAAVSVGNRLTSLDLSPVQVACWQNLTILACLLPVSGVALLQMPPLDWLWIALLGLLCTGLAHGLFVASLSVLKARVASLFFALEPVYGILFAWYLFGEQPTPRMVLGGALIIGALVLVKRPPEPA, from the coding sequence ATGACGCACGGCCGCGCTCTGGCAAGCATGCATGTCGCAGCGCTGATGTTCGGCCTGACCGGAATATTCGGCAAGCTTGCCCAGGCCGGGCCAGGCGCCATCGTTCTTGGTCGTGCCGTATTCGCGGTCATAGCGCTCGGGATCTTCGCTCAACTGTTCCGTCAACCCATGTTGCGCGGCCTGACGCGCACCCGGATATTGCAGTTGGCTGCCTGCGGACTGCTGCTGGGCATTCATTGGCTGACCTTTTTCCATTCGGTGAAGATCGCCGGGGTCGGGATCGCTACCCTCGGCTTCGCCAGCTTTCCGGCCTTCGTGGTATTGCTGGAGTGGGTTGGGTGGCGAGAGCGGCCAAGCCGCCGCGATCTGCTGAAGGTGGGGCTGATCGTCATCGGGCTGGTCCTGGTCACGCCGCACTTCGAACTCGGCGCCGAGGCAACGACCGGCCTCTTGTGGGCGGTACTTTCGGGGCTGTGTTTCGCCGCGGTATCGGTGGGCAACCGACTGACCAGTCTCGACCTGTCGCCAGTACAGGTGGCCTGCTGGCAGAACCTGACGATCCTGGCCTGCCTGTTACCGGTCAGCGGCGTCGCCCTGTTGCAAATGCCGCCTCTGGACTGGTTATGGATTGCCTTGCTCGGGCTGCTCTGTACCGGTCTGGCGCACGGTCTTTTCGTCGCCAGCCTCAGCGTACTCAAGGCACGCGTCGCTTCCCTATTCTTCGCGCTGGAGCCGGTTTACGGCATCCTGTTCGCCTGGTACCTGTTCGGCGAACAGCCGACGCCGCGCATGGTGCTGGGCGGCGCCTTGATCATTGGCGCGCTGGTTCTGGTCAAGCGTCCGCCTGAGCCGGCCTGA
- a CDS encoding cytochrome c oxidase assembly protein, giving the protein MSLDNLLTGLGATGPAMFAVALAAAYFACQLRLQIADRTWPGWRSLSFAGGCLMMSLALAPPFMHWAHEDLRGHMLQHLILGMLAPIGLVLGAPITLALQALPRWGAKLITRLLATRWLRWVTHPIGALILNVGGMYLLYLSPLYAASLDSRFLQGLLHVHFLVAGYLFSWAVLAGPDLAPRRPSLRLRALVLFAAIALHAVLAKLMVVWQLPVGVSYPPAVIESAAKLMFYGGDLTELLLAAIMLGGWYRQRVRQGRSFTDLPVPGGRSS; this is encoded by the coding sequence ATGTCGCTCGATAATTTACTTACCGGGCTCGGGGCGACCGGTCCGGCGATGTTCGCTGTGGCATTGGCCGCGGCCTACTTCGCCTGTCAGTTGCGCCTGCAGATCGCCGACAGGACCTGGCCGGGCTGGCGCAGCCTGAGCTTTGCCGGTGGATGTCTGATGATGTCGCTGGCCCTGGCGCCGCCGTTCATGCATTGGGCGCATGAGGACCTGCGCGGGCATATGCTGCAGCATCTGATTCTGGGCATGCTGGCGCCGATTGGTCTGGTGCTCGGTGCTCCGATCACCCTGGCGCTTCAGGCTTTGCCTCGCTGGGGGGCAAAACTCATCACCCGATTGTTGGCGACACGCTGGTTGCGCTGGGTTACCCATCCGATCGGTGCGCTGATCCTGAATGTCGGCGGGATGTACCTGTTGTACCTGTCACCGCTTTACGCGGCTTCGCTTGATTCGCGATTCCTGCAGGGACTGCTGCATGTGCATTTTCTGGTCGCGGGTTATCTGTTCAGCTGGGCCGTGCTTGCCGGTCCGGACCTGGCTCCGCGACGTCCGTCATTGCGCTTGCGCGCTCTGGTGCTTTTCGCTGCCATAGCGCTGCATGCCGTGCTCGCCAAGCTGATGGTAGTCTGGCAGCTGCCGGTGGGCGTCAGCTACCCGCCAGCAGTGATCGAGTCGGCGGCCAAGCTGATGTTTTATGGCGGAGATCTCACCGAACTCCTGCTCGCTGCGATCATGCTGGGCGGCTGGTACCGCCAGCGGGTTCGACAGGGTCGGTCGTTCACCGACCTGCCGGTGCCGGGAGGGCGCTCCTCCTGA
- the msrA gene encoding peptide-methionine (S)-S-oxide reductase MsrA: MFFQRVPEYKLRLPTPEEALPGRSEPLPTANAHTVLGTPIKPPFPDGMQQIIFGMGCFWGAERRFWEVPGVYTTAAGYCGGLTPNPTYEEVCSGRTGHNEVVLVVFDPDKVSLDDLLKVFWEAHDPTQGMRQGNDMGTQYRSGIYFFGPMQHAHAEASKAQFADALQEAGLNPITTEVMPAPTFYYAEAYHQQYLDKNPGGYCGLGGTGVCMPRG, translated from the coding sequence ATGTTTTTCCAGCGCGTCCCCGAATACAAACTTCGCCTGCCTACTCCCGAGGAAGCATTACCCGGGCGTAGCGAGCCGCTTCCAACGGCCAATGCCCATACAGTGCTCGGCACACCGATCAAGCCCCCGTTTCCGGACGGCATGCAGCAGATCATCTTCGGCATGGGCTGTTTCTGGGGCGCCGAGCGGCGTTTCTGGGAGGTGCCCGGCGTTTACACCACGGCAGCAGGCTATTGCGGCGGCCTTACGCCGAACCCGACCTACGAAGAGGTGTGCTCGGGCCGGACCGGACACAACGAAGTGGTACTGGTCGTGTTCGACCCGGACAAGGTGTCCCTGGATGACCTGCTGAAGGTGTTCTGGGAAGCGCACGATCCAACCCAGGGTATGCGCCAGGGCAACGACATGGGAACCCAGTATCGCTCAGGGATCTACTTCTTCGGGCCCATGCAACATGCCCATGCTGAAGCGAGCAAGGCGCAGTTTGCCGACGCGCTGCAGGAAGCCGGCCTTAATCCGATCACCACCGAAGTCATGCCCGCGCCGACCTTCTACTACGCAGAGGCCTATCACCAGCAATATCTGGACAAGAACCCCGGCGGTTACTGCGGCCTCGGCGGCACCGGCGTATGCATGCCGCGCGGGTAA
- the hslO gene encoding Hsp33 family molecular chaperone HslO — translation MQSTDVTQRFLFDNADARGQLVSLELAYREVLAKHDYPEPIRALLGEMLAASVLLSTAIKFDGLLILQARSSGPLSTLMVECSSDQELRGIARYADDITGDDLTDLMPDGVLAITIDPDDGQRYQGIVPLEGGTLAGALEGYFANSEQLPTQFRLVADGRVARGFMLQSLPPDRQTDPEQRAATWEHLSILANTLSAEELISLDNQTVLRRLYHEEDIRLFDSGPVIFKCSCSAERSGNAIVSLGREDALALLDERGGEVAVDCQFCNASYRFDRDALEELFEAAEERARGLH, via the coding sequence ATGCAGTCTACGGACGTCACCCAGCGCTTTCTCTTTGACAATGCCGACGCGCGCGGTCAACTCGTCTCGCTCGAACTGGCTTACCGAGAGGTCCTTGCCAAACATGACTATCCCGAGCCGATCCGCGCGCTGCTCGGCGAGATGCTCGCCGCCTCGGTGTTGCTTTCCACCGCAATCAAGTTCGATGGGCTGTTGATACTGCAGGCGCGGTCGTCCGGGCCGCTGTCGACGCTGATGGTGGAATGCTCCAGTGATCAGGAGTTGCGCGGTATCGCGCGTTACGCTGATGACATAACGGGAGATGACCTGACGGACCTGATGCCGGACGGCGTGTTAGCGATTACCATCGATCCGGATGACGGCCAGCGTTATCAGGGCATCGTCCCGCTCGAAGGCGGGACCCTGGCTGGTGCGCTTGAAGGCTACTTCGCCAACTCCGAACAGCTTCCCACCCAGTTCCGTCTGGTAGCTGATGGACGGGTGGCGCGAGGCTTCATGCTGCAATCGCTGCCGCCGGACCGACAGACCGATCCCGAACAGCGCGCGGCTACCTGGGAGCATCTGTCCATTCTTGCCAATACGCTCAGCGCTGAAGAGTTGATCAGCCTGGATAACCAAACCGTTTTGCGACGCCTGTATCACGAGGAAGACATACGTCTGTTCGATAGCGGCCCGGTGATATTCAAATGCAGTTGCTCGGCGGAACGTTCCGGTAACGCAATTGTCAGTTTGGGACGTGAGGATGCGTTGGCTCTGCTGGATGAGCGGGGCGGCGAAGTGGCAGTTGATTGCCAGTTCTGTAATGCCTCCTATCGCTTTGACCGTGACGCATTGGAAGAATTGTTCGAAGCGGCAGAGGAGCGTGCCAGGGGTCTTCATTGA
- a CDS encoding AI-2E family transporter, whose translation MSDESGTEPLGQLTETPSSPDEEQPQPRPSVALVWLLGLALLYTLYFAKSLIMPMVVALLFALLLSPVVSGLKRVHVPRTLSAVVLLAMLLGPFTVLAVQLSKPAQKWAKRLPEISATLAEQVDSFTDAFELSEPTIEMPPQAEAEQGGFRLFGFLRRDEPVATEPAPVREEAQEEGGEVTARIKQGGIEVLLSVLSATPLVIAQFLTAIILILFLLIFGPSLFANFIQICPEVKNKRISVILVRTIQKELSRYIVTVTVINACLGLVTGSALWLMGVEDALLWGVLVGLVNYAPYVGPLIGVLILCFAGIAQYGLEWAALLPALVYFGINLIEAQFVTPTVLGMHMRLNPLVIMVWLIIWGWLWGAVGVLLAVPLLVSVKLIAGQLNVFPTWVRLIETQASFRPAQADA comes from the coding sequence ATGAGCGACGAGAGCGGCACGGAGCCGCTCGGCCAACTTACCGAAACGCCGAGCTCACCAGATGAAGAGCAGCCCCAGCCCAGACCTTCAGTAGCATTAGTCTGGCTGCTGGGGCTTGCCCTGCTGTACACCCTCTATTTTGCAAAATCTCTGATCATGCCCATGGTCGTGGCGCTGTTGTTCGCGCTGTTGTTGAGCCCGGTGGTGAGTGGGCTCAAGCGTGTGCACGTGCCGCGCACGCTGTCTGCGGTAGTGTTGCTCGCCATGCTGCTCGGGCCATTTACCGTTCTCGCTGTTCAGCTCTCCAAGCCTGCGCAGAAGTGGGCAAAACGTCTTCCGGAGATATCAGCGACCCTGGCCGAACAAGTGGACTCGTTCACCGATGCTTTCGAGCTGAGTGAGCCAACGATTGAGATGCCACCGCAAGCGGAGGCGGAACAGGGTGGCTTTCGCCTGTTTGGTTTCCTGCGTCGGGACGAGCCGGTAGCTACCGAGCCTGCGCCAGTCCGGGAGGAAGCTCAAGAAGAGGGCGGCGAGGTCACCGCGCGGATCAAGCAGGGCGGCATAGAGGTCTTGCTGTCGGTTCTCAGTGCGACGCCGCTGGTCATTGCGCAGTTTCTCACGGCAATCATCCTGATTTTGTTTCTGCTGATCTTTGGTCCGAGTCTGTTCGCCAACTTCATCCAGATCTGCCCCGAGGTGAAGAACAAGCGCATCAGTGTCATTCTCGTACGGACCATCCAGAAGGAACTGTCGCGCTACATCGTCACCGTCACGGTCATCAATGCCTGCCTGGGCCTGGTGACGGGCAGTGCGCTGTGGCTGATGGGTGTCGAGGATGCGCTGCTTTGGGGGGTGCTGGTTGGCCTGGTCAACTACGCGCCTTACGTAGGACCGTTGATTGGCGTTCTCATCCTTTGTTTCGCGGGTATCGCCCAGTACGGATTGGAATGGGCTGCGTTGCTTCCGGCACTGGTGTACTTCGGCATCAATCTGATCGAAGCGCAGTTCGTCACGCCAACGGTACTGGGCATGCACATGCGGCTCAATCCGCTGGTGATCATGGTCTGGCTGATCATCTGGGGTTGGTTGTGGGGCGCGGTCGGAGTGCTGCTGGCGGTCCCATTGCTGGTTTCCGTGAAGCTCATTGCCGGTCAGCTGAATGTCTTCCCCACCTGGGTGCGTCTGATCGAGACGCAGGCCTCGTTCAGGCCGGCTCAGGCGGACGCTTGA
- a CDS encoding DUF2243 domain-containing protein, with protein MSGISQQGDARRSFWYAVLVGIGVMAAVDEIVFHQLLQWHHFVDLATPFIGILSDGVLHAIELLATAVGFVLLVGLARERMLHVAMVWAGVLMGSGGFQLFDGVVNHKILRIHQVRYGVDPLLYDLTWNAVGIALLVVGFCVLSRFRREGRDVAR; from the coding sequence GTGTCCGGTATAAGTCAGCAAGGCGATGCTCGACGTTCATTCTGGTACGCGGTGCTGGTCGGCATCGGCGTCATGGCGGCTGTCGACGAAATCGTCTTTCACCAGCTTCTCCAGTGGCATCATTTCGTTGATCTGGCCACGCCATTCATCGGCATTTTGTCTGACGGCGTGCTGCACGCCATCGAATTGCTCGCAACCGCGGTCGGCTTCGTGTTGCTTGTCGGGCTTGCCCGGGAACGGATGCTCCATGTCGCCATGGTATGGGCCGGCGTGCTGATGGGCTCGGGTGGCTTCCAGCTGTTCGATGGTGTGGTCAATCACAAGATCCTGCGCATTCATCAGGTGCGCTACGGTGTAGATCCCCTGCTATATGACCTGACCTGGAACGCGGTCGGTATCGCGTTGCTGGTCGTCGGATTCTGCGTACTTTCAAGGTTCAGAAGGGAGGGCAGGGATGTCGCTCGATAA
- the rimB gene encoding retropepsin-like aspartic endopeptidase RimB — translation MKTFDHLSVIGLREWIGLPELGISQVMAKVDSGAKTSALHASDIETFERDGKTWVRFTAHTGTRAKLRGKRCEAELVDFKRIKSSNGHIQERRVIRTPLVLGDRCWLVEFTLTCRKDMRYRVLLGCTAMLDGQLVINPGTRFVQDKPQTSQFPQG, via the coding sequence ATGAAAACCTTTGACCACCTGAGCGTCATCGGGCTCCGTGAATGGATCGGACTCCCCGAACTGGGCATCAGCCAGGTAATGGCCAAGGTCGACAGCGGCGCGAAGACTTCTGCACTGCACGCCAGCGACATCGAGACCTTCGAGCGCGATGGCAAGACCTGGGTCCGCTTCACTGCTCACACCGGAACCCGGGCGAAGCTGCGCGGCAAGCGCTGCGAGGCCGAGCTGGTGGATTTCAAACGAATCAAGAGTTCCAACGGTCATATTCAGGAACGCCGCGTCATCCGCACACCGCTGGTGCTGGGCGACCGCTGCTGGTTGGTGGAATTCACCCTGACCTGCCGCAAGGACATGCGTTATCGGGTGCTGCTCGGCTGCACCGCTATGCTCGATGGCCAGCTGGTCATCAATCCCGGGACACGCTTCGTCCAGGACAAACCCCAAACATCCCAATTCCCTCAAGGCTGA
- a CDS encoding RNA-binding S4 domain-containing protein yields the protein MTDEGKVRLDKWLWAARFFKTRAMAKAAIEGGKVQHQGERCKPGKEPRVGDVYEIRQGFDVRFVEIKAVSGQRRGAPEAQLLYEETAESVTRREEAAAKRKAMGAGMVISEHRPNKKQRRAIHRFRDEHNAPSGD from the coding sequence ATGACAGACGAAGGCAAGGTGCGGCTGGATAAATGGCTGTGGGCCGCACGTTTTTTCAAGACTCGAGCCATGGCCAAGGCCGCTATCGAAGGCGGAAAGGTGCAGCATCAGGGCGAGCGCTGCAAACCGGGGAAGGAGCCGCGGGTGGGTGACGTGTACGAAATCCGCCAGGGTTTCGATGTTCGCTTTGTCGAGATCAAGGCGGTAAGCGGCCAGCGTCGCGGTGCGCCTGAAGCACAACTGCTGTACGAGGAAACCGCGGAAAGTGTGACCCGTCGCGAGGAAGCCGCCGCCAAGCGCAAGGCCATGGGCGCGGGCATGGTCATCAGCGAGCACCGTCCAAACAAGAAGCAACGCCGCGCCATCCATCGTTTCCGTGACGAGCACAACGCGCCGTCCGGCGACTGA
- the cysQ gene encoding 3'(2'),5'-bisphosphate nucleotidase CysQ — MSQPLPFDALCDLAREAGQATLTWWNKPLEVMAKTDDSPVTAADLAAHRLITEGLNALTPDIPVLSEEDADVPLETRLSWQRFWLVDPLDGTKEFISGTDEFTVNIALIENGQVTLGVVGIPARDEMYWGGRGLGAWQRQGSGEPRSVGVRRAADPLVVVGSRRHSTPDQQALLDRIGARRRVETMSVGSSLKFCQIAAGEADLYPRFGPTSQWDTAAAQAVVEGAGGRVIGLSGERFAYPTRDTWLNPYFIALGELDDATLAVVLDQPAASSGT; from the coding sequence TTGAGCCAGCCACTTCCCTTCGACGCACTCTGCGATCTCGCTCGCGAAGCCGGCCAGGCCACCCTGACCTGGTGGAACAAGCCGCTGGAAGTGATGGCCAAGACCGATGATTCGCCCGTTACGGCGGCCGATCTCGCGGCGCATCGCCTGATCACCGAGGGGCTTAACGCCCTCACGCCAGACATTCCGGTTCTGTCCGAGGAAGACGCCGACGTACCGCTTGAGACACGCCTGAGCTGGCAGCGCTTCTGGCTGGTCGACCCGCTCGACGGTACCAAGGAATTCATTAGCGGCACCGACGAATTCACCGTCAACATCGCGCTGATCGAGAACGGCCAGGTGACCCTGGGCGTAGTCGGCATACCCGCCCGGGACGAGATGTACTGGGGTGGTCGAGGTCTGGGCGCCTGGCAGAGACAAGGTAGCGGTGAGCCGCGCTCGGTTGGTGTGCGACGAGCGGCCGACCCACTGGTAGTGGTGGGCAGTCGCAGGCATTCGACGCCGGACCAGCAAGCGCTGCTCGATCGCATCGGCGCCAGGCGTCGGGTTGAAACGATGAGCGTCGGCAGCTCGCTGAAGTTCTGCCAGATCGCCGCTGGCGAGGCCGACCTGTACCCGCGCTTCGGGCCCACCAGCCAATGGGACACCGCTGCCGCCCAGGCAGTTGTGGAGGGTGCTGGCGGACGGGTCATCGGACTGAGCGGCGAGCGGTTCGCTTACCCCACGCGTGATACCTGGCTCAACCCGTACTTCATCGCGTTAGGCGAACTCGACGACGCCACCCTGGCCGTTGTGCTCGATCAGCCCGCCGCATCCAGCGGGACCTGA
- the nudE gene encoding ADP compounds hydrolase NudE, producing the protein MPQKPERLDARIVAKSRLFTVEQVQLRFTNGVERTYERLVNKGQGYGAVMVVAMQDARTALLIEEYCGGTDSYELSVPKGLVEPGEDVLDAANRELMEEAGFGARQLEYLTHLSLSPGYMSQSIAVVLAKDLYEKRLPGDEPEPIRVDSIDLYELSSLAGRTNFSEGRALAALYLVRDLLEQRGELHR; encoded by the coding sequence ATGCCGCAGAAGCCCGAGAGACTCGACGCCAGGATCGTTGCCAAAAGCCGACTATTTACCGTCGAGCAGGTCCAGCTGCGGTTTACCAACGGTGTCGAACGCACCTACGAGCGCCTGGTGAACAAGGGGCAGGGTTACGGCGCGGTCATGGTGGTGGCGATGCAGGACGCGCGCACCGCCCTGCTGATCGAGGAATATTGCGGCGGCACCGATAGCTACGAATTGTCGGTTCCCAAGGGCCTGGTCGAGCCCGGTGAAGATGTTCTGGACGCGGCCAACCGCGAACTGATGGAAGAAGCCGGCTTCGGCGCCCGTCAGCTGGAATACCTGACCCACCTCTCGCTGTCTCCCGGATACATGAGCCAGTCCATAGCTGTGGTACTCGCTAAAGACCTGTACGAAAAGCGCCTGCCCGGCGACGAGCCGGAGCCGATCCGCGTTGACAGCATCGATCTGTACGAGCTTTCCAGCCTCGCCGGACGTACCAATTTCAGTGAAGGGCGTGCCCTGGCCGCACTGTATCTGGTTCGCGATCTGCTGGAGCAGCGAGGAGAATTGCACCGTTGA
- the yrfG gene encoding GMP/IMP nucleotidase gives MLNWNDIDTVLLDMDGTLLDLHFDNHFWLEYMPQRYAEHHGQSVEWAKAEVFPLMRAKQGQLEWYCLDYWTRELNLPIVELKREIAHLISLRPDARDFLEALQRSGRQVILITNAHRGSLSLKMERVELMTYFQRLISSHDFGYPKEAQAFWHALQAEVPFDPERTLFIDDSLNILRAARDFGVASLLAVRQPDSRGAPRDTEEFDAVEDYSVLTEAL, from the coding sequence ATGCTGAACTGGAATGATATCGACACCGTCCTGCTGGATATGGACGGCACCCTGCTGGATCTGCACTTCGACAATCACTTCTGGCTGGAGTACATGCCCCAGCGCTACGCCGAGCATCACGGTCAGTCAGTAGAGTGGGCGAAGGCCGAAGTATTTCCGCTGATGCGTGCCAAACAGGGCCAGCTGGAGTGGTACTGCCTGGACTACTGGACGCGGGAGCTGAATCTGCCGATCGTCGAGCTCAAGCGCGAGATCGCTCATCTGATCAGCCTGCGCCCGGACGCCCGGGATTTTCTCGAGGCCCTGCAGCGTAGCGGACGCCAGGTGATCCTGATCACCAATGCCCATCGGGGCTCGCTCTCGCTGAAGATGGAGCGGGTCGAGCTGATGACCTACTTCCAACGGTTGATCAGTTCGCACGATTTCGGCTATCCCAAGGAGGCGCAGGCTTTTTGGCATGCGCTTCAGGCTGAGGTGCCGTTCGATCCGGAGCGGACACTTTTTATCGATGACAGTCTGAACATCTTGCGTGCGGCGCGCGACTTCGGCGTCGCCTCGCTGCTTGCGGTACGCCAGCCTGACAGCCGCGGCGCGCCGCGCGACACCGAAGAGTTCGACGCGGTGGAAGACTATTCAGTGCTGACCGAGGCTTTATAA